The Carassius auratus strain Wakin chromosome 19, ASM336829v1, whole genome shotgun sequence genomic sequence TAACCACAGTTTACACAGACTTCAGTGTATTCAGCCTTTAGACTCTTCTTTAATGATCGTGCAGTATTTTGTATGTAGAGGCCATAAATCTGCTGATAACAAATTTCTAATCAATAATACTGATGATACAGATGGTTTACACAGAAAAGTACAAAAAGACACAGTGAAgtcaataaatcatatttattaacatatttagtGTAAAACGAcattacaaatacataaatattaaataaaatcataaatataataaaaatagtaaaaaatatatataaaaaatattcattggTTTAGGAGACCTCTCTTCGGTTGAAACTTCAAGGGTTGCTGCGTGTTCAGCTCCCATACCCCAAAAGCCTCTCTCAAAAAGAGCCCCCCagtttatatttgtgtgttattCACACATTTTCCGATTCTGGTTGTTCAAACTTGCAAGGTAACTTTAAATAGAGTGCCTCTTTTCCACTCATCCCTCATTATTTTCTTAGCACAAACTACAAGGTTTTCTTGTTCTCTCTTTACAACTTTCTCTGGAGGTTCTTCTTTGTTCTGATGTTTCCAAGAACCTCCTGTTACCATTGGATGATAGTTACTAAACTCACTCCATGATTTACAACAATGcatcaaaagaatgttgtggaaaaacaTGCTAGGATACCTAATAACTTCTGAGAACAGAATAGCACACACTGCAATGGCGTCTTGAGGTGTCAGTACACAAGATTCCACCTTGTCATGGTGGCCCTTAATGTAGTTCCAAATTGTATCCGAATAGTTTTTAGCAATTTCTTTTGATGGTTTCAGTGTtgcataattaagatgtttgtCATGAAGTTGTATCTCTTTCTCATATTTTCTGACTGGACAACAGTACAGATCACTTCCCTGCAACCGTACTGAATATCCACCAACTGAAATGGTGACATCCTGCCTTTCATGCTTTTCCTGTTGCCACCAAAATCTGATGAGATAATCAATTACTTTGGCATAGTGGGAAAAATCGCTTATTCTGATTGGCTCACTGATGTCAGTGTTTAGGTCTTCAATGCTCCTATcagcaatgtttttaatttgttcaaCGGGACATCTTTCCCAGGATGTACGCACTCCAGATGGCTGATCAGGCATTTTTGCAGTGGAGTTTCCATCTTCTGAATTTTGACCAAATGTTTCAGGAATTTCATATAAAAACCTCTTCTTCCTCATTAGCTCTGGCTCGAATGAGAGGTTGACGTGTGGTTTGTTTTCTTTCCCCTCGCAACTGGACCGCTAgaaaattcaaatacaaaaatgaGCTGCATAATAAGTATTGATGTTGATAGTTAAACAATAATTGTATAAAAGATATAACTTACGTTGTTCCCTCTGTCCTCCCAATCCGAGCCAATCTTAGGCCCTTTGTAGTCCTCAGGCTGACTGTAGTCACTAAATTGTAAGTAAACACTAGTTAGGTTGTGTAGTAGCCCATGCAATCTGATATGGTTATGTATTAAGTGATaatcaagaaaaaatatattattataatattatataacatttctcAAATGATTTATTGAACCTTTGAATAATGGAATAGATTTGtagttttaacatatttttaggtaacactttattttaaggtgtccttgttacacccTCCATGACTCACtattataaaagcaataaattatgcataatcacattcaagtaaccctaagccaaaccctaattctagccccaactatatatatatatatatatatatatatagtaatatatttatattactagtATATAGTAAGTATgtggttaattaatattaaacagtacttaaatgtataattacactgtaacaaggacaccttaaaatagagTGTAACAATATTTTTATGTGGTTTTTGGAGTCCAAGGAAAGTGAGAATTTGATCACTAATAAAAGTGTTAAGAAACTCTTTAATTTAGACCTTGTTCTTTTTCGTTTGCCATTTCCCACAGTGAATGTTTCATCTTCAGGTGAGCAGTTAATTAAACATCTCCTGAAAGTCCAGTAGAAGCAGACAACAATGAATATCATATCGGTTCCAACATGTATCAGctacatttactgtataataaACATACAAACACGTGGAATGAAACAGCTACCTTTATGTACTTGGTAAAAATGTTACAGTCAAgtttactttaataaatgtatcttgCTTGAAATAAACATGACATAAGTCACTGCTTAGGTCATAAATgttaatgaacattttttttattatacttcaaattaatgtaaaattactTCAATGTAAAGTTAACTGATTGCTGTATTAACAAACTGAAGGAAGTAAAGAACCTACTTTGGTGAGTTGAGAGGTGACAAATATGGCTCCTCTTTACCGGAGAGTAAGGCAATCTTGTGATCATCTGTTTTACAGGAAAAGAACAAGCAATTCAGGTAcgtattaaatcatatttatcatGCATGTTCATATCTGTGACCAGTTCATAATAACAAAGCAACTGTCTTTATGATTTAGCAAACATCTCTCCAAAGAAACTAGTCTAACCCTACACAGCCCAATCAATGAAACATCTGAATAACATCAGACCTTTTTTGTTCCGTTGGCTTGCGTCATCCTTCACAGAAGAAGGCGCAGCATTGTGGTTGGTTTCAGGTAAACACACTTCTTCTGAATCACACTGAGGACAGTTGTCACAGACCTTTTATATTGAAGTAGAGATGAGAACAATGTAATTGTCATGACATTGGTCATGTGTAGACACATATTTTATGAAAGTCTTGTGTCCTAAAATAAAGTAGAATAGAAAATATCTTACTTCCAGCCTTTTGGCAGAAGAGTTTTCATCTGGGACTGCATCTTCAGAAAAGGTATCTGCACCATTTCTGATGctgaaaaagtttttatattgGTGTTTATGTACGATCTACATATTCCAAAATCTCATGTGACTCTACTTACCTAGATATGGTCTTCTTTGTTTGCTGTTTTTCGTGGATTTCCGAAGGCAGTGAGGATGTTTGGTTAGGCGTGCTTCTCAACATGTTTTCTCCATTGCATGTTCTTGAGAAGAAGTAGAGGAGAAAATCATTCTGCCACAATGTCCACTTTTCAGGTCAATGATGTAAACGTGGAAATCCATGAAAACAGCGGTATTTCGGTATATTCTCCAAATATACCGAATTATGAAGTTCAGAATTAATGCACTCCGAAAAGCCTGCAGATAATTTTCTTCAAAAGGAAACAGGAAAAGGAACCCAAATATTTCTGGATGGAAGCTTTTGGATACATGTAACCATCTGAGCGCTGTTGCCAAGTAAGCTGGTTAAAAACATCCCTGCAATGATTGAGTCAAATCTTGAATAAACTGCCATGTACTGTGACAGTTTCAGGCAGCTGTATCAAAATGAAGGTTTCTTCGGTCTACGAGTGATCCTTACTTTGACAACAATTCTTGAtttgtcaatgtaaaaaaactTCCCTCCAAAAAATCTTGAAATCATCTTCTCCTTCCATTCTACCAGCTTCAATTGCATTATTGTACAATGCAATGCATGACTGAGGACATGACACCAATATATCCACTCACTTTCCATATCACAAAACACATTGTATTAAGCATCATATTAGAGGTCAAAGTGCTTGCAGGTATCCCATCTTAATCTTGATTTAAGGCTTTATGGGAAAGCAATCATCTATTCCTTCCCACTTGGAATTCTTCATCTACTCAATCAGAAATCACAAACTGGGATGAGGAGGATGCGTTCCAATATAAAGCATACTGAGGGGTAACCACTGAAAACTGTAGCTTGCAAGTTGCTAGAAGTTCTTCAATATTCATGATTTCTGCAAAGGTTCCCACTCCAAATGAAATAATGGCGTTATTTCGAAGATCTAACTTTGACTGGTAAGTCTGT encodes the following:
- the LOC113120150 gene encoding uncharacterized protein LOC113120150, with translation MLRSTPNQTSSLPSEIHEKQQTKKTISSIRNGADTFSEDAVPDENSSAKRLEVCDNCPQCDSEEVCLPETNHNAAPSSVKDDASQRNKKDDHKIALLSGKEEPYLSPLNSPKRCLINCSPEDETFTVGNGKRKRTSDYSQPEDYKGPKIGSDWEDRGNNRSSCEGKENKPHVNLSFEPELMRKKRFLYEIPETFGQNSEDGNSTAKMPDQPSGVRTSWERCPVEQIKNIADRSIEDLNTDISEPIRISDFSHYAKVIDYLIRFWWQQEKHERQDVTISVGGYSVRLQGSDLYCCPVRKYEKEIQLHDKHLNYATLKPSKEIAKNYSDTIWNYIKGHHDKVESCVLTPQDAIAVCAILFSEVIRYPSMFFHNILLMHCCKSWSEFSNYHPMVTGGSWKHQNKEEPPEKVVKREQENLVVCAKKIMRDEWKRGTLFKVTLQV